GACTCACACTGTTTCATGAAGTTATTGAGTGGCAGCTTAGAAGAAGTAAGGCAAGTATCAAGACTAGTCATTTCTATTAATACTTGAAACTTTTAAAGTAGCAATAGCAGGTTTAATATGAATTTTGCTGTTAAAATAAAGTACCCTGGAtgaccgagcaaagctcggtatataatagcaaacactcattgacttcgtgttactttacAGGttacaacgccatctgctggaatagctttggctgttgttgtgtcgttaaaacaattagttgctcacaaaatagtattattattcgccaatagatgtcaggaagagtcatatttttcagtttatcgattaaacacgataaaacacgaataaaaagacattttctagaaatgattcctagctacctcgatttatcgcccccgaaaccccctatatatactaaattccgagatttcaattatatatatacaagaattgctcgtttaaagatataagataagatatctGACTGAGCGTCTTTACTTACTgcattaagaaaaatattataatagcattTTACAGGCTGAGGCTTTTTTCTGTAGAAGAGTCTGTTACTGCTGACTAGGTTTAAAAAATTTCATGTAAGATAAgtaacatcataataattactaatgaTTCCAGATACGATTGGCCTGAAAACGTGGAACCAGAAGTCGTaaagaaactaaagaaaaagcCAACTAGACGGTGTTGCTCAGAGAGTGAAGAACTAGAAAATAAGATGAACAACGTAGAAATAAGTGAACATCAGTGCGAGGAGGCTGGTGAATATGAAGCGGGGAATATGAATGAAATCGGCAGAACGCGGTTAGAAGTTGATGATGTGTGTTACATCAATGGTGAGACTCAAACTAATActgatcttttttttatgaaataacggggcaaacgagcaaacgggccacctgatggaaagcaactatcgtcgcccatggacactcgcaacatcagaagagctgcaggtgcgttgccggccttttaagagggaatatactctcttcttgaagatttgcaggtcgtataggtccggaaatattgctggtgacagttcctttcagagttttacagtgcgcgagAGTTTACGCGAGAAACGCGCAGTGGAAGActactcatcaaggtgatgaggatggtataattttcgcgtgggacgatggcgaaaagttgcaggtggtatgattccgaacaattccttaGAATACTCCCTATcagatagaggatgcagagtgaagctacatcttggcgtaattccaaggggtccaagctatTTGATCAACTAATAGTAACTGAGTGCATAGACTtcttttcttatatttttcaatCTGTGTTATGTTTCGAATTGCATTCGATGAagcctattaataataatttaatgattgTCACGAGTTTAATTTTCGTTCCAGATGCTCTTGGACTCCATCGAATGGAAAATCCCTCGTACGTGGACGGAGCAGTGTCTCTACATTTGTACTGCCCGCCGTTCGACAGCTGTAGGGTCTTTGACTCTACCACCGGCAAAGCATCGGAGGTCAAAGTGACCTTCTGGTCAATGTACGGAAAGAAAATTAAAAGAGTAAGTTCCCAATAGGATACAATAATGTAATGTTCtcacgctagacggcagcaccagcattgacagtaaacaaaaagttcgACGTTAagcaacgtttctgtcaatattccgATATGACGTGTAAAACATGTAAGGCATCCATTATACGATCATACAAGCGACAGTTAATttcgtcaatcatgaattatgtttgactgatgaaattatgaatggtattagacggtcactcaattcttatgtcagtcaaagcttttttctaatttttttcctattttgtcggATGTGACAATACGCACTCAAAAtacgtgactgatggttgcatgaagcaaaaatcaagatattcagattttcgtcaatcatttttttttttcgaaagggtctaagctactggtctggttaagaccatggtagtttaatcgtggctataactagtcggttgctagttggtttggaaataaacaatgaggggggcctggccccctcccctaaagtcacacgtgtgacattctagtcgggcaatattggggagagctacgaaaataagcaatttttatCTGACGCGGggtttcgtcaatcaacttcatgcaatcATCAGTCACTGCATTACACGACAGGTTATGCATCAGTTACAGTCATGactggtaaaactgacagcaaaacctaccgtgtaatgtttGCCTAAGATTTTGTCGGATTTTTTACTATGTGTGCTAGTAGCGCTCCACTCCAACCATTTTTCTTTGAAACACTCTTATTTTCCACAATAGTAGCCGCTGTATTTCATGTTTTACCTTTTTTACAGGTGTTCGAATCCAGTCCAGTAGAAAGTAAATAAGCGTAAAGATTGTAAAAAAACAGTGTAGATAATTATATGGACCAGGAAAAGAAGAAAATCAATAGTTACGTGCTTAAAAGCTTTAAAGTAGGAAATTTTACTTCCtgaaacaacaataattaaattatgtgaAATAATAAGTTAGGACTTAAGTTTATTTAGTTGTAAGAACTAGTTAGGGCtaaaaagaatttataaatttattttacatacttactcattataattaaataatgcttatttataaatcttaattaaacacctaaataataatattttccttgttttatttatttatttaagcctacgaataaataaaagtaaacacCGACCCTTTCATAAAGCAAGATACTTTGATTTATGCAGTATGCCTAGGTatctttaaactttattttgacTTCACACTacatagtacatattataacaagtaaaaatatttctgacacagttgaacaaaaatattatcGAGATTTAAAACGAACACTGCTTGATATATAGTTattaaaacgtattttattataaataaaagagcaatacatttttaataaattggaaaaaccaaatattaattgtttaaaGCTCcttatgctttaaaaattttagtGCCATCTTAGGGGACTTCCTGAACAAATCGTCTACCTGGTTCCAGGGCAGGAAAAGTTTCACTCCCTCACGAAGAGCTGTCGATTGCACGTGATTCCTCTTACATCCGACATTACAGATGAAATCACAGGTCTGTGTTTCTTCGTTGAAGTGTAGACCTTCTGAGCACACGCCTAGAACTTTTTCTTCACCGACGCACCTCCAGAATTTGTCACAATCGGTCTCGTGAGCCCAGAAGGGAACATGGCAGTCTTCCTTACATCTCAAGTCCTCGTCTTCGTCGCTGTCTTCGCAGTTACAATCATGGGATTCATCTTTCTCTTCGCTTTCATGATTTTCGCAGCTGGTTTTTTCTTCTCCGGATTCATTGTCTTCTTCTGACTTGTTATTTTCGGGGGACTCTGGCTTGGCCGTAGTGCCCTTTTCTTCCACTTCACCGGAGCCTTCTTCAGATTCAGCTTTCTCGTCTGACTCCTGCTTCTCATTGGATTCCTGTTTCTCTGCAGACTCATCTTTTTCATCTGACTCCTGCTTTTCGGATGATCCTTTTTCTTCTGATTCAGCTTGTCCTCCAGGTGCAGGCAAGGGAGTGGTTGTGCTTTCATCGCAATCCTCATCGCCATCTTCACAGATACATTCTGTGACCACATCCTCACAGTCGACATTAAATGCGTGATCGCAGTTCTGAAAAACACGAATTCTAAATTAGCTAGGATATAAAggtcgatttttttataatctttgCTATTTAATCGCTTTACGTACCATTATTGCTGGATTGAAGACAGTGCCAGGTGCACATTCCCTTTCCACTTTTTCCCCATGAACGCAGTAATAGAATTTTCTGCAGATAGTTTCGTGAGGCAGGAGGAGGTAGCTTCCATCATTAGGGCAGCCATTGGGCAAGTTTGTGTTTTCAAGGCTCTCTTCCTCAACAGCTTCTGTTATGACGGTTGTTGGTCGTGGGGTGGTTGTACCATTGCTAACGCAGTCTACCCTCCAAATATGGTCACATGtctgaaaatatattacattactTTTTTTGAAAGAATCTCTATAGTGTAGGTACCTACATCTAAACATCATAAGAAGTTTTGGATAGAAACACGTCTTTACTGTAATCACGGGTTTTCACGCATCGATTATACGCTATCTAACTGGATCGCTAAACTTAGCAATCTTATCCAATAACTGACGTAAAAAACGTGAGACAAATCATCAATTAGGTGAACAATAATTGTGACGAATTCTAATTACTAATACTAAGATAACAGTTCATTTAATTGCATACGATGCCTTAGCTAATATATTAAAGGTTTATGtggttttattagtgttcaacatgaattcCAATTTTCCCCCAAGagccgacagtacaatcaattaatTACATTTGATTATGTAGTTTTCAAGCACctttaaatcttttattttgaaatattttcctTTTTCAAGTTGATCTAAAATTGTAGAGATCCTGCGACAAAGTCATTGTTGCTATTCAGATTTCTTAAATTTACACATAATTTCTTTGATAAACGTTATCATTTGGGTAATAGGTTGTTAACATCGTATTTGATCAAACGATTATTTGCTTATTATCACTTTCGGGGTATCATAGGTAAGCTGGTAATTTTTTCCTTGTTTCAGATTTTTAAATACACttgcaaaacatttttttgttaaagttaggcttttaaaagttaatagctatcatttttagggttccgtacccaaagggtaaaaacgagaccctatataactaagacttcgatgtctgtccgtctgtccgtccgttcgTCCATCTGTGTgtatccaggctgtaactcaagaaccgctatagctagacttctgaaatttcacagattgtgtatttcggttgccgcgaaaacaacaaatactgaaaacagaataaaattaatatttaagggcggctcccataaaataaacgtgattttttcggctttttttgctctatattagtAATGGCACATGATATTTTCACAAGGGCCTTTATgttatgtctacttcaataatttttaataatattaaaagaaaataaaaatttaagaggggctcccatacaaataacacaatttttgccgtatttttgctctataacgggacggaacccttcgtgcgcgactccaactcgcacttggctgattttttaaaataattatcttatttttgagGTCGCAAGAAACGTGCCTTGATAGTCGcctcactttttagggttccgtacccaaagggtgaaaacgggaccctattactaagactttgatccGTCCGAGTCCGAgtgtccgtccatccgtccgtccgtccgtctgtgtgtatAATATAGGTTGTTAATATCGTATTTGATCAAACGATTATTTGCTTATTATCACTTTCGGGTGATATCAAAGGTAAGCTGGTAATTTTTTCCTTGTTTCAGATTTTTAAATACACTTgcaatacatttttttgttaaagttaGGCTTTGTTTTTGATAAAGAATATTATCAAAAACAATGTGGTAAAAACAATCCAGGATGTGGAGAATACCGTAAAAATAGcttatcatattatttaaatcagaTCACGATCATAGGTCTGAAATCTTATCATCTTAAATCCTCTACTTTCGGACTCTTTATGATTTTGTAGCCGGCAGTCACACTATCTTCACTATTATTATCAGATacaaataacttttatagtGATAGTGGCGTAATTAGAAGTATTAGCTACTGTAAATAATTCTTTACtgataaaagacaaacacgttaGAGCTTAATCAGATTGACGACGAAGTTGGAAATCAATGTTGTACTTGTTCAATTATTGTCTGTGTTACTCTAAACCGCAACTCCGGTAGAAACGGTTATCAGCAGTAAGGCCGCCTCTTTGAACTTTGTATTCGTcgttaaattttcaattttttctttgttaaatgtagtctaatatataaaaataagtaagtcaggttttccttcctgacgctataactccagaacgcacgaaccgatttccacggttttgcattcgatGGAAAGGACTCGGGCTctgtgaggtctatagaaaaaaaaatcagaaaaaacttcaagagaaaagcaggaaaacagggaaaataattttattgcaaaacaacgtttgccgggacagcttgttcttgtatatctttaaacaaattttgactTTTTTAAATGGAGTTTTGCGATTACCTTtgcataatcataatattatggtccagGATGTTATGATGATAACATCCTAGACCATAATATGATCCAAATCATAAGACCCaaagaaaattataatgttatatgaTGGAATGCGATggcattcattaatttttatccatggatctaaaaaaataatgtctacTAAAACTATAATCATTTACCCTTACTACAGGTTTTCGAACTATCAAgggtaacaaataacaatgcTTCACCCACCAGTGACGAGATTGTGATTTTGTATATAAAactgtgattactgattagttaTAAGAAACATTTGTTGTAATCTCCATTTTCTGTTATagttattataggtctaccaggataccagatttggatggcagattttcaaaaaatatccttgatcattggatacattatatatatatatatatatatatatatatatatataaatgtatccaatgatatatatatatatatatatatatatatatatatatatatatatatatatatatatatatatatatatatatatatcattggatacatttatatatatatatatatatatatatatatatatataaatgtatccaatgatcaaggatattttttgaaaatctgccatccaaatctggtatcctggtagacctataataactATAACAGAAAATGGAGATTACAACAAATGTTTCTTAtaactaatcagtaatcacagtTTTATATACAAAATCACAATCTCTATATCGCACCTACGGTGCTATAACGTCACTTATGTATCTAACGTATTTTTTCAGGAGAAGCGTTTGAAAATTGAACATCCTATTAAATTGTATAGTATTACTCGACTAAAAAAATAAGTtgataatatctaaaataaacTATTAAACCTTACTTTAACATAAAAGCAAACATTTCACTGTTTACTGTTATGAAGATATAAACGTCTAAAAATTACAACCCTCGCAGAAGTGACGTTATGGGTCTAGAAAATAATTTATCGGTCAATTATGTCAAAGCAAATAAAACACGTCATCATgcatttctaaaaatatttattcaaataacaaaaaaaagtaacaaaatttcTGAATTCTAAATAGTAACTTTTATACTAATCAGACTTTTTAATGGCAGATTATCTTCTTACTATCTAAACTTGAACAATCGTCCCCATTCCAAATTAACCAGGGGGTTAATTTGGAATTGGGAATCGTTCAACATCTTCGTAATTGCAATTATCCATAGAACTTAACTATTGATTAATCTATGAATCACAGTCATTGTAcccttatttaaatataattaataaatgaatCAACAGTAGGTATCACATACCAATTACTTCACTTATCCTAGACCTactaaaaataactgtttactTTAAACTTAGAATCACAGGCTTGGTAAAGCTTAaggtaaaatacaaaaattaaattaaatcattataaaaactttcataGTATCTTGGCACAAGATTAGCTTCCAATAATTGCAATAAATCACGCTTTTTACGTTCTGAAATTggtattttgttgttgtaagCTTGCTTCAATGTAATTTCGTCTATTTTTCGATTGCCTCTATTGCCGCGTAATTTTTTGGGTTGAAGAATAGCTTTTGCTTCCTCCCAATTATCCGTTTTGTATGTGGTTCGATAATGGTAATTTTCAGAATTTTTgctaaatttaatacttttgataTCACCGGTCTTGATAACACGATCATTGACATTTTTCGCCATATTAAAGTTTATGTTCTCTTCAAGTGCTTTCAAATCGAAGAAATCGTTAAAGTTCATTTCGTTTACTACAAACGGTTTGCCAGTTTTTTTGGCCCCACGGATAAGGGAAATGTATTGATCGGGTACATAAATACATCCAGCATTTTTGGCTCTAGTCACAGATTTTTCTATTACAGAGTGAGCTGCATCACCTTCGTTCTGCGTGTGGCCTCGAATCAAAAAGTTGTGTTGAATGGAGTTAATATTTAAGCGAGTCACTGCATAGTAGTACATAGCAAAAACAAATCTATTTTTTTGCTGACCACAGCAATTGTCAGAGTAAATAATGACATCGCAGCCTGGTTTTTCGAATGCAATCTGTTCTAAGTATTTATACACACACGACCCTATTTCAATGGCTCCTCTATTGGCCAACCCTTCGTGCCAAAAATAACAGGTGGTTTCTTGCTTGTTTGCATTAGATAtagttaaattataacaattcaGTCTTGATTTGTAGTAAAAAGAGCTTGATTTGCCAACAGGGCATGGTAACACCGCTTGTAAGTCATAGGTGAAAACAATTGTGTTGTTATTAGGTTCATGACATCTTTTCATATCCCTTTCTTTCTCAAGTCTACTTAAGCTTTTTTCTTCTTGATGCAGTTTGAAACTATcacgtaatttatttttttcttcttcagaGGCATTTTCGTATGCTTCACACTCATCGCACCGATCttttttaggtttaaaaaatccaaTGTTAAAATCTTGGTTGAAAATTCGTGAGTAAGCGTCGTAGTTCACAATAGGCTTGTTCTGTTGTTTCTGACTTTCTGAATAATTTCTATGTAGTTCTGCCACTGTCAAACCCCCATCAATAAATTGTCTGCTAGTACTAGCCCTGAGATAGTGACTCTCAATCCTTGGAATTGATTCGATATGATCCTTTACTGCTTGTATAACTTCAGGTCCCAAGGTACATTGTTTTCCGTGTTTTCCTCGTTGATCAGGTGGAATGAAACCATCATTCTGAGCTCTGCCGTCGATAACAGTCCGTATAACCCGTTGTGTGATACCCAAAGTGTTAATGAGAAAAGTTTTACAGACGCGGATTTCTTTATTCTCATTCAGCAAGTAAAATGCGTTGTTTGCTTTTCTGTCATACCTTTTGTCAGTCTTTATGCGGCGGTAAGCACATTTTAGTGGTCTTGTACAGGTGTTTAAAAAACCCCGTTGCCTCTCTAAACTCTCCAACTTCCAGTAAGACTCAAAGATTTCCGTCCTTTTTTGTTCAGTAAATTTAGCAGCACAGGACAACCGACATTTAGTTGTACATGTAGGTCCTATTGTTTTACTTtgatttagttttttggtttttattgAGATATACGTTTTTCCAGAGTTTTTCAATCGcttagcaacattttttttccagTTCGTTGGATTACGCGTACGCTTTTTGCCTCTCGGTTTAGTTATCGTTTCCGCTGGTTGGTTATACTCGTGAACTAGACTCTCATTATTAGAATTATTGTTTTCTGCAGGAGAATCACTGGAACTGCTACTAGAGCTACTGGAGCTACTGAAGCTACTGGATGAAGACGATCTTGAACGAGGGCCAGGCCTGTATTCATCTCCTGAATCAGTGCCGGAGAAATCGCCTGTTTGAAAGTCGATACCCTCTTGTTCATACGATTTATTAGTCGCAAATAAAATAGATGGAGAGTTACCGTGGTTCTCGAAGGTAGTGTCATGCTGCTCTGGAGTAGTAGAGATTGTTGGGTCTTCTAGGTTGGATGGTGATACTGGACATTCGGAATTTGTAATAGACAATGCATTTTCTGTTTCTGAATAAGGTAACATTGTAAAATTGGCTAAATTTTGAACTTCAATCGAGTTTTTGTTGCCATCAGAAAGTGCAAGTAGCACTAGGTGTTTGCCGCGTTGGttcattctaaaaaaaaatacaaaataatgataataaataggtgctcaataaaaaaatatgataacgATAAATTATTGactgatttttttatatcaaaaacaATAATCCTACTATACTGGAGCAATATCGTCACAAGTGTAAATATAACGTTAAACTTTACACCATGAAACACAAATATTGGGGAAACAACGTCATTACTTCACTACCTCACTACACAAGTGTCGTTATTGctccaaaaacataaaaaataattgtcacaATTACCTTAGTAACGTTGTAGCTCCAGAAGACAACTACTCGTGCGGGGGGCCGCGCGCAACTGAACGATGAAACGTTGTTTCTCCCAGTGCCGTCCAGATTCGCGCCAAAACCGTAATGACACTAATGCCCTCACGTGGACAGTTTGCGTACTACACAAATGACAATAACGCACCAAGTAAAGCGGTGGATTTGGAGTATTTTCTCATAATCAGTtaagttttgaaaaaaattgcATAAGTGACATTATTGCACCGTAGgtgcgatatatatatatatatatatattttttttttttttaatgaaataagggggcaaacgagcaaacgggtcacctgatggaaagcaacttccgtcgcccatggacactcgcagcatcagaagagctgcaagtgcgttgccggccttttaagagggaatagggtaataggggagggtagggaagggaagggaatagttgagggtagggaagggaatagggtaggggttaggggattgggcctccggtaaactcactcactcggcgaaacacagcgcaagcgctgtttcacgccggttttctgtgagaacgtggtatttatccggttgagccggcccattcgtgccgaagcatggctctcccacgtataaaatttttatacgtttatacgtataaaattttaatacatttttatatttgcatgtttcacacacagaatcagccgctataagaaaaaaaaaggatcaaaatgttttattccaattaccccggtattgctagagtcaatttattttctcactttatgccatcagattctggtagacctatattattattgtaatttaccTGTTTCTCATATACGAAGTAGGTCCCTTCCGCGCACTCCTTCAGCACCTTCTCCCCCTTGTCGCAGTGGTAGAAGTATTCGCATCGTTCCTCATGAGGCAGCAGCTTCGGGATGTGCATGTCTTCTGGGCAGCCGTTGGGTAGGTAAATGATCTCCCTGTCCTCTTCCGGGATTGGGGCTGGTGTTGGTGCTGGTGCGGGCGTGGTGGGTTCAGGGTCCGTGTTGCAATTGCACTTCGCGATGAGGGGGTCGGCGCAACGCTGTAACACGGTTTttttagcttgggctgtatgtgtgtaacggaatctttgagcacgttTTTTACCTATCTCAAGTAGTTTAATTagttcgaaactttgcatacgtatcaaaagccaatgacaatgcaataatttgctaaaatttatgagaaagtaaataaaaaaagcgTGTAttcttagttttttaaactgtcATTATTAATGGTTATACTTGGTGCTTTTGTTTGAATTATGTAACATACGTATTACATATCTACATagtatcatgggcgtacccaggttctgggccaggggcgggcaaattacccaggttcaaggccaggggggaggggggggcaaattacgcagattctgagccagggggggggcaaatcagatttttttaaagctaggtgcttataaagaata
This genomic window from Aricia agestis chromosome 2, ilAriAges1.1, whole genome shotgun sequence contains:
- the LOC121736404 gene encoding uncharacterized protein LOC121736404, with protein sequence MFGQLFLLGLLALAQARPQDEQLAAAKCPPGESNYLIPNERDCSKFYVCGMGRSLREGVCEPGLEFSIELQRCADPLIAKCNCNTDPEPTTPAPAPTPAPIPEEDREIIYLPNGCPEDMHIPKLLPHEERCEYFYHCDKGEKVLKECAEGTYFVYEKQTCDHIWRVDCVSNGTTTPRPTTVITEAVEEESLENTNLPNGCPNDGSYLLLPHETICRKFYYCVHGEKVERECAPGTVFNPAIMNCDHAFNVDCEDVVTECICEDGDEDCDESTTTPLPAPGGQAESEEKGSSEKQESDEKDESAEKQESNEKQESDEKAESEEGSGEVEEKGTTAKPESPENNKSEEDNESGEEKTSCENHESEEKDESHDCNCEDSDEDEDLRCKEDCHVPFWAHETDCDKFWRCVGEEKVLGVCSEGLHFNEETQTCDFICNVGCKRNHVQSTALREGVKLFLPWNQVDDLFRKSPKMALKFLKHKEL
- the LOC121739878 gene encoding cysteine dioxygenase type 1, coding for MEIESANCKYRVSECSDIEQLSIEAPIKMDREITGLEKLVEEIHKVFSKSHVNIQEVQKLMACYKSDPKDWKKYAKFDRFRYTRNLVDAGNGAFNIMILCWGPGHASAIHDHADSHCFMKLLSGSLEEVRYDWPENVEPEVVKKLKKKPTRRCCSESEELENKMNNVEISEHQCEEAGEYEAGNMNEIGRTRLEVDDVCYINDALGLHRMENPSYVDGAVSLHLYCPPFDSCRVFDSTTGKASEVKVTFWSMYGKKIKRVFESSPVESK